The sequence TCAAATAAAGAAACACTTACATGAGACCCTTTATTGGTTTGGTAACGCTTTAAAAGCGCTAGTAAAATAGCTTCTTTTAACTGATGTCCTGCCAAAATATCGATAAGGGCTACAGGCATTTTTAAAGCCTGACTGTTGGGTTCTCCGTTCATGGACATAAATCCACTTTCTGCCTGTAAAATTAAATCGTAAGCAGAGCGGGGAGAGCCATGACCAAAACCGTTGATGGAGGCGTAGATTAATTTCGGGTTAAGAGTAGATAGCGTTTTGTAATCTACTTTCAATTTTTCATCGTCACCGGCTTTGTAATTGGTAATGATAATATCTGCATCCTTAACCAAAGCATATAACTTATCTAGTTGCGAAGGAGCTGTAATGTCGAGACTTAAAAATTCTTTGCCGGTGTTAACACTCCAGAAATAAGCAGAGGTTTTGTCTTTAGGATTTTCTGCTTTTAATTTCCAACTACGCGTTACATCGCCGTTGGTTTTTGGGTTTTCAACCTTTATAACTGTTGCGCCCAGCTCAGCAAAAAACAATCCCACACCTGGACCGGCAAGAACGCCGGCCAATTCTATTACTTTCAGATCTTTAAAAATACCTTCCACAATTTTTTATGCCCTATCTTAATTCAGCGCCTAATTTTTCTTTGTAATTGGAAATTAATTTATCCATTACCGAATCAATTTGTTTGTCCGTTAAGGTGGCCTCCGTATTCAACAAAGTAAAACTTACCGCGTAAGATTTTTTATTCCCTAACTTCTCACCTTCGTAAATATCAAATAAATTAACTTCTTTTAAAAGTTTACGTTCCGTAGAAAATGCAAGTTCTTCTATTTGTTTGTAGCTAACAGTTTTGTCGATTAACAATGCCAGGTCGCGACGCACCGAAGGATATTTACTGATCTCTTCGAATTTTATGTTTTGTTTCGAAAACTCTTTTACCAGCATATCCCAGTTAATGCACGCGTAATAAACAGGCTGAGAGATTCCGAATTTTTTCAGAACACTTTTAGCTACCGATCCCAATTCAACAAGGTTTTTTGTGTTGACTTGGTAAGTTAATCCGCTATCAAAATTAGCATAAGCACTCTCCGTACTTTTGTATGACTTCACGCCACACTTGCTCAATAAATTTGTGACAACAGATTTTAAAAATGAAAATCCAATAGCTATCGGATCAGATTTTTGATTTAAACCGTAGGGATTTTCCGCGAATAAATTTCCACTCACAAAAAGTGTCAGATATTTTTGTTCCTTATACTTTGCTTCCTCTTTATTCGGTTGCTGATAAGTTTTACCAATCTCAAAAAACTTTAAATCCGGGTTTTTACGATTACTATTATAAGCTATCGCTTCTAACCCGCTAAAAAGCATATCTGCACGAAGTACATTTAAATCTGCGCTTAATGGATTCAGCATTTTAATAGTGTTGCTTTCTTCCGTATAATAGCTTTCTTTGGTTAAAGAAAGGCTCATGATCTCATTAAATCCAAATCCTTCTAACACAGCACCGGCGCGTGAATCTAAAGCAACATCAAAGTTTTTAGACTCATTAAAAGCCGTATAAGAAATAGATTTGCTAACTTCTACGTTGTTATATCCGTAAATACGCATTACTTCTTCAATCACATCTGCCTCGCGCGTAACATCAGTTCTATAGCGTGGAACGAGCAGTAATAAAGCATCTGCGCCTTCACTTTCGATTTCAATGCCCAGGTTTAAGATGATATTCTTAATAAGTGTTCTGTCAATTTCTTTTCCGATAAGTTCCGTACAGTTGGAATAAGAGAAGGCAACTTTATAAGGCTCTAATTTTTCAGGATAGATGTCTTTCACTTCCATACTTAGATTTCCACCGGCAGTTTCAAAAATTAAATTTGCCGCGCGTACCAATGCGGTAACCGTTATCTCCGGGTCTGTTCCTCTTTCAAAACGAAATGAAGCGTCAGTTTTTAGTCCATGGTGCTTAGAAGAACGACGCACATACCCTGCATCGAAATAAGCACTTTCTAAAAATATGGAAGTTGTTTTTTCTGTCACTCCGCTGTCGGCGCCACCAAAAACACCCGCAAGACACATAGGTTCGCTTTCATTGCAGATCACAAGGTCATTGCTTTTCAAAGTGCGTTCTACATCATCGAGCGTTTTAAATTTCTCTCCGTCCTTAGCTGTTCGTACAATTATTTTTTTTCCTTTAATTTTATCCAGATCAAAAGCATGTAACGGTTGCCCTAATTCATGCAATACAAAATTCGTAATATCTACAATGTTATTGATCGGTCGCAGACCAATAGACTGTAAACGGGTTTTTAACCAATCTGGACTTTCCTTAACTTCCACTCCAGTGATCACCAGTGCTGAGTAACGTTTGCAGGCTTCAGGACTTTCAACACTTATCTCTACTTCGTTAATGTTAGTAGCTTCGCCAAGTTCGTGAAGGCCCTGGATGTTTACTTCGTATTTTTTTTCAGTTCCCTGCGAATTTAAAATGGCTGCAAGATCTCTCGCAACCCCTAAATGAGAAGCTGCATCACTGCGGTTAGGAGTTAATCCAATTTCGAAAACCGTGTCGGTTTCTACCTTGAAGTATTCTGATGCAGGAGTTCCAATAATAGTGCTATCCGGAAGAATCATAATCCCTGCGTGACTTTTGCCCAGACCAATTTCGTCTTCAGCACACAACATGCCTTCGCTAACCGCACCGCGAATCTTGGATTTCTTTATTTCGAAAGGCTCTCCTTCGCCTGGATACAATTTGGTGCCAATGGTGGCCACAATTACTTTTTGATTTGCTCCCACATTAGGGGCTCCACAAACAATAGAAAGTAATTCTCCGCTTCCAATATCCACTTTGGTTAAACTGAGTTTGTCGGCGTCAGGATGTTTACTGCATTCCACCACATGTCCTACCACCAATCCTTTAAGACCACCTTTAATACTCTCAGAGGTTTCGGCGCCTTCTACTTCTAATCCCGAAGAGGTTAATCGCTCTGAAGTTTCTTCCGCAGAAATATCAGTATTTATAAGCGTTTTAAGCCAGTTATTTGAAATTTTCATACTAAAATTAAGGCCATAAAGATAGGTAATTTTTTAGGACTTTTGATTCTTAAAATAAGCCGCAATTCCTTTAGTCAGCGGAATTTAGTAGTTTTAATTTATCACAAAAAGAGTAAGTATAGTCATCTGGTTTTTTGGAATTGCTCACTGTTCTTCCGCGCAAACAGGCGTGGCAGCTCCCGATGGCTATGCTGACACCTACTCTGTAAAAGAATGTTTTCAGGCTCCGAAATTTACCCCCGGGTTTAAGGCCGATTCCATAGCTCCCAACCGTGTTTTAAAAGGCATTCGCATCTGGCGTTCAGTAAGTCTTGAAAATCGCGAAAATCAACTTGTTTTAAATGGTACTAACAAGTGTGAGGACATGGGTTTACTTGAAATTATAAAGTTTGGAGTTTTTGAAAAAGGTCTGCATGTTTTTTCGTCGGATGATTTTAACGATGCAGCAAGAACAAGGATAGATAAAAAGACGTTTAAAACATTATTGCTGTTAAACGATTCCATTTCAATGCCTGCGTTTGATGAGAAAGGTGAGCCAGTTGCATCAGGCGCTTCTCTCAAAAAATACCTTATGGGAAATGATATCAAAAGTTATTTGATAAAAGAAGATTGGATCACGAATAGTTACAGTGGAAAAACCGAAAAGTACATTGTTGGGATTGCGCCATTGGTTTACGACTCAAAAACTGAGAAAACAGTTCCCCTTTTCTGGATTTATTATCCTGAATGGAAGAGCCTTCTCTCGGCTTTTAAAGCTAAAAATGTTTACACGCATGAAGGCATAAATTTTGCGGAAGTTTTCGCGAAACGTCTTTTTGTTTCACAAATCAGTAAAGAAAGTAACGTATTCGACAGAGGTATTAAAGCTTACAAACATGGGAGTGATACTTATCTGGAAAGCGAACTTATTAAAGAGAAGTTAAACAATGCAGAGAGTGATTTGTTTCAGCATTAGGTATAAGTTATGATAAAAGTAAATCTTCAGAATATTCTCGCGCTCTTTACGGCGCTTTTTTTTAGCAGTTGCGTGACGCGGAGCAAAGGACTTATTTTCTCTCCTGAACATAAGCTGGCACTGGATGTCTACAGTCCGAAAAAGATTCGTTCAAAAACAGATGTGCTTGTTTTTATTCATGGAGGCAACTGGCGATCTGGTAAACGTAAGACCTATAAATTTTTCGGTAAGGGTTTCGCCAGAAAAGGGGTGGTAACGGTGGTTATAGATTACAGACTAAGTGCAGTGACAGATTTTAGAGGAATGGGCACCGATGCAGCAAAGGCAGTAAAATGGGTGCAGCAAAATATTTCGAACTATGGAGGGGATAGTAGCCGGATTTTTTTATCGGGACATTCATCAGGCGGACATTTAAGTGCTTTGGTAGCAACTGACAACGCCTATTTTAAAGCTGAAGGGATTGAAAATACACTCAAAGGTGTTGTCTTGATTGATGCTTTTGGATTGGACATGTATTCTTATTTAAAAAAATCACAAAATGCAGAAGACAGTATTTATTTTCCGGCTTTTACAAAAGATCCGGTGAATTGGAAAAAAGGTTCGCCCATTTATTTCGTGGACAAAAAATCACCACTCTTCTTAACTTATGTGGGGGAAAGAACTTATCCTGCTATTAAAAAATACAGTGGGACTTTTTTAGAGGCTTTAAAACCTTTTCAGCCGCAGGCGCAGCTCTTACTTATCAAAGGAAAAAAACATGTACCGATGATCGCACAATTTTATAATCCTTCGAATAGGCGTTATGATGAGATTCTGGAGTTTATGAAAAAGGTAAAATAGAAGTCAGCGGTAAAAATGAAATGTTGGCTAAAATAAACACATAAAGACATAGAAGGGATAGAAAAAGCTATGTGCCTAAAGGGCACATAGGAAACAAAGCAAAGCTGTGTTTTTGGAACAAAAGCACAGGTTGTGCAATGTTTACTGTCTTTTCTTGGTTCCCTTATGTCTCTTCAGTCATGCTTCTGCCTTAGTCAAGGAAGATCTTAAATGTCCGATAGCTCTCAGATATTAAGCGCCCATTACCGCTATAAACTTTAACGAAATAAATACCTTTTGGCCAGGCTTCGGTCTTTATTTCTGTGGATTTTTCTGTGAGCGTTTTAGTGTAAACGATTTGTCCTAAGGAATTTAAAATCTCTATTTTCTGATTTAGATTTTCCTGGTCAATATAGAAACTGCCCTGCGATGGATTTGGATAAATTTTAATTTCTGAATCCGTCATTTTATTTTCAATGCCTGTGGCTATTGCACAGTCCTCTATTTCTATCAGGAGGGTAGTGTCTTCGGGACACTTGTTAGATTTTTTTGCAGTTACCGTATAAATAGTTGCGGTAGTTGGACTCACCACTACCATGCTGCCTGTTAAGGCGCCTGGATTAAAAGTATAGCTCGTTGCTCCGCTGGCTTTAAGCGTAACAGATTGTCCAGAACAAATCAAACTATCGGAAGCTGTAAGGGTGATGTCAAAATCTATAACCGTAACCTGCACTCCAACTTGTTTGTTGCAGGAGTTTACTCTACCGGTAACGATGTAGGTATCTGTGGATACAGGGGTGTAGATAACACTATTCGTATTAAAATTTCCGGGATTCATGGTATAAGCATTAGCGCCATTTGCGGTAAGGGTTACAGACTCTCCTGCACAAATTGTAGTAGCGGAAGCAGCTAACGATAGAGTGAAATTTGGACTAACCGTTACCTGTATGACAGCAGATGCGCTACAACTTCCGTTCGCTCCAATTACCGTGTAATTTGTACTGGCGAAAGGTGTAATGGTTTGTAAACTTCCTCCGAAGGCACCTGGGAGCCAGGTGTAAGAAGCAGCGCCACTTGCAGTTAAAGAGGTGCTTCTACCCGGACACAAGATGTTCGTAAAATTGCTAACCGTTAGCGTAGGTGTGTTGCCAACAGTTAAAGTCATGGTAGTTTCGCAGCTTGTAGAAGTACTGCTGTTCGCTAAAAGACTAATGGTGTAATTTCCGGCGCTGAAGGTATGGTTGGGGTTTTGAATACTGTAAGTTCCTGCTGATGGTCCGCTTACAATCCATTGCCACTGAGTGGGAACGCCGTTTGTGCTGTAGGTGAGGGGCAGTGTTTGTCCCGCACAGATCTGTGGATTTAACGTTATTGTGTTTGCTATCTGCGGCGGATTGGTTGCTTTTATGCTCACATAATATTTACCAAGGCTTCCGTAATCAGAATAATAATTCGAGCGACCGCCATCCACTGTAAAATAATAAGTTCCGGGTGTAAGCGTTAAACCTCTGAGGGTGTTAAGTTTTGTAAGGGCTGTATCTACCGCCAATACACTAGTAGTTGTGGCATTGTATAAAAAGAAGCGCACATCGAGGTCAGCTCCCAGATAACTGTTGGTATCAAGCGCCCAGGGTTTAACGCCGATGGTTACATAACGGTTGTCGCAAATGGTAAATTGGTAAGCGTCTATATCCGTAGGCTGCGTAATAATTCCAGAGTCTAAAAGATTTATATTGGTTAAATTCAAAATCTTCGCGGTGCCCAAAGTATTTCCTACATCATCGGGAATAAAATTCAAATAACCCGGACTCGTAATGCCAATGCCCGAATTGCCATGGTCGTTTTGAATGGTACTACAACTTGTCGCGCTTTTGCCGTTGTGCCAGATGGTAATATTTTTAGAATAACCCACACCCATAATGGGAG is a genomic window of Sphingobacteriaceae bacterium containing:
- a CDS encoding esterase; amino-acid sequence: MIKVNLQNILALFTALFFSSCVTRSKGLIFSPEHKLALDVYSPKKIRSKTDVLVFIHGGNWRSGKRKTYKFFGKGFARKGVVTVVIDYRLSAVTDFRGMGTDAAKAVKWVQQNISNYGGDSSRIFLSGHSSGGHLSALVATDNAYFKAEGIENTLKGVVLIDAFGLDMYSYLKKSQNAEDSIYFPAFTKDPVNWKKGSPIYFVDKKSPLFLTYVGERTYPAIKKYSGTFLEALKPFQPQAQLLLIKGKKHVPMIAQFYNPSNRRYDEILEFMKKVK
- a CDS encoding carnitine dehydratase, with amino-acid sequence MFKDLKVIELAGVLAGPGVGLFFAELGATVIKVENPKTNGDVTRSWKLKAENPKDKTSAYFWSVNTGKEFLSLDITAPSQLDKLYALVKDADIIITNYKAGDDEKLKVDYKTLSTLNPKLIYASINGFGHGSPRSAYDLILQAESGFMSMNGEPNSQALKMPVALIDILAGHQLKEAILLALLKRYQTNKGSHVSVSLFDSAVASLANQATNWLIGKTLPKPLGSIHPNIAPYGELFETKDNQLVTFAIGSNKQFKNLCELIQYATLANDPKYANNQSRVNNRTQLYALLYNYIKQFNFKTLFDLCLEKEIPIGKIRNLKEVFELPEAKKMLRKFTYEKNTNESVSSIAFKFLD
- a CDS encoding phenylalanine--tRNA ligase subunit beta, whose translation is MKISNNWLKTLINTDISAEETSERLTSSGLEVEGAETSESIKGGLKGLVVGHVVECSKHPDADKLSLTKVDIGSGELLSIVCGAPNVGANQKVIVATIGTKLYPGEGEPFEIKKSKIRGAVSEGMLCAEDEIGLGKSHAGIMILPDSTIIGTPASEYFKVETDTVFEIGLTPNRSDAASHLGVARDLAAILNSQGTEKKYEVNIQGLHELGEATNINEVEISVESPEACKRYSALVITGVEVKESPDWLKTRLQSIGLRPINNIVDITNFVLHELGQPLHAFDLDKIKGKKIIVRTAKDGEKFKTLDDVERTLKSNDLVICNESEPMCLAGVFGGADSGVTEKTTSIFLESAYFDAGYVRRSSKHHGLKTDASFRFERGTDPEITVTALVRAANLIFETAGGNLSMEVKDIYPEKLEPYKVAFSYSNCTELIGKEIDRTLIKNIILNLGIEIESEGADALLLLVPRYRTDVTREADVIEEVMRIYGYNNVEVSKSISYTAFNESKNFDVALDSRAGAVLEGFGFNEIMSLSLTKESYYTEESNTIKMLNPLSADLNVLRADMLFSGLEAIAYNSNRKNPDLKFFEIGKTYQQPNKEEAKYKEQKYLTLFVSGNLFAENPYGLNQKSDPIAIGFSFLKSVVTNLLSKCGVKSYKSTESAYANFDSGLTYQVNTKNLVELGSVAKSVLKKFGISQPVYYACINWDMLVKEFSKQNIKFEEISKYPSVRRDLALLIDKTVSYKQIEELAFSTERKLLKEVNLFDIYEGEKLGNKKSYAVSFTLLNTEATLTDKQIDSVMDKLISNYKEKLGAELR